One genomic window of Mastomys coucha isolate ucsf_1 unplaced genomic scaffold, UCSF_Mcou_1 pScaffold8, whole genome shotgun sequence includes the following:
- the LOC116083878 gene encoding zinc finger protein 728-like — protein HKIIHTGEKPYKCEVCGKAFHYSSLLSKHKIIHTGKKPYKCEICNKAFYYPSRLSSHTKMHTGEKPYKCEVCGKAFCSPSSLSKHKRIHKVEKTYSCEVCGKAFCIPLLLSKHKKVHTGENHYNNEVHSKFFVYPSRLPKHKKIHKREKPYKCDVCGKAFDYPSRLSKHKKIHTREKPYKCDVCGKAFHIASLLLVHKGIHTGEKPYKCEDCGKAFYYPSFLSKHKRIHTGEKPYQCEVCGKDFHLSSSLSKHRIIHTGERPYKCEVCGKAFRFSSSLSKHKRIHTGKKPYKCEECGKAFHFPSLLSKHKISHTREKVYNCDLCGKAFHYPSLLSKHKMIHMGGKPHKCDVCGKAFHYPSKLSNHKKIHTGEKPYKCDVCGNVFRFPSSLSEHKKTHTGENPYKCDMCGKAFCSSSLLSKHKIIHTGKKPYKCEVCGKAFHYPSRLSKHKTIHGAGETSQRVESTGCSSRGSEFNSQ, from the coding sequence CACAAGATaattcatacaggagaaaaaccctacaagtgtgaagtATGTGGCAAGGCCTTCCATTATTCATCATTACTTTCTAAACACAAGATAATTCATACAGGGAAaaaaccctacaagtgtgaaaTATGCAACAAGGCCTTCTATTATCCATCAAGACTTTCTAGCCATACAAAAAtgcatacaggagagaaaccatacAAGTGTGAAGTATGTGGAAAGGCATTTTGTTCTCCATCATCACTTTCTAAACACAAGAGAATTCATAAAGTTGAAAAAACCTACAGTTGTGAAGTTTGTGGAAAGGCCTTCTGTATTCCATTATTACTTTCGAAACACAAGAAAGTTCATACAGGTGAGAATCATTATAATAATGAAGTACATAGCAAGTTCTTTGTTTATCCTTCAAGACTTCCTAAACATAAGAAAATTCATAAAAGAGAGAAACCATACAAGTGTGATGTATGTGGAAAGGCCTTTGATTATCCATCAAGACTTTCTAAACATAAGAAAATTCATACTAGAGAGAAACCGTACAAGTGTGATGTATGTGGAAAGGCCTTCCACATTGCATCATTACTATTAGTCCACAAGggaattcatactggagaaaaaccctacaagtgtgaagatTGTGGGAAGGCCTTCTATTATCCATCATTTCTTTCTAAACAcaagagaattcatacaggagaaaaaCCATACCAGTGTGAAGTATGCGGCAAGGACTTCCATCTTTCATCATCACTATCTAAACACAGGATAATTCATACAGGAGAGCGGCCATACAAGTGTGAAGTATGTGGGAAGGCCTTCCGCTTTTCATCATCATTGTCTAAACAcaagagaattcatacaggaaagaaaccctacaagtgtgaagaatgtggcaaGGCCTTCCATTTTCCATCATTGCTTTCTAAACACAAGATAAGTCACACTAGAGAAAAAGTCTACAATTGTGACTTATGTGGTAAGGCCTTCCACTATCCATCATTACTCTCTAAACACAAGATGATTCATATGGGAGGAAAACCCCACAAGTGTGATGTATGTGGCAAGGCCTTCCATTATCCTTCAAAACTTTCCAACCATAAgaaaattcatacaggagagaaaccatacAAGTGTGATGTATGTGGAAATGTCTTCCGTTTTCCATCGTCACTTTCTGAACACAAGAAAACTCACACAGGAGAGAATCCATACAAGTGTGACATGTGTGGTAAGGCCTTCTGTTCTTCGTCATTACTTTCTAAACACAAGATAATTCATACAGGaaagaaaccctacaaatgtgaaGTATGTGGCAAAGCCTTCCATTATCCATCACGACTTTCCAAGCATAAGACAattcatggtgctggagaaacatCTCAAagagttgagagcactggctgctcttccagaggttctgagtttaattcccagtaa